The DNA window gattgaagaaactataaattacattatacaggttctcctgcttttcgcggagtatagtaaattgagcttaattttcataataggattaatttgttaaaactttGATAGCGCGAAGTAGATTGTGTTTTAGTGGCCCTTTAATTTTGGTCCTTCAGAGCAGAGCCTTTGAAATAGGTGCACTTTAACATTGTAAGGAAGGAAGAACGAGGCCAGACTACTCATTATCGACCTACCAGACACCTCACAGACGTTTTTAAGGGCATCACCTGATAGGATCCATCGGGCAGGAGTTTCCCGCCCTGGATGGTGAAGTGGCAGTCCTGGTGCGGCTTGCCGGGCCGCTCGTACAGGTCGCAGTAGATGTGTCCCAGCAGACCCTCGTCCTCCGCAACCACCGCTAGCTTGTACACGTCCGGGGACCAAGACTCACCTAGGTACAACATTTCTATTATCATCAAAAGTGGtaccgaaattttttatatcagCTAAAATGTAGCGAGCTTTTGCCAGCGGCTTCTTTCgcgtgaatttatttatttaattagtaacaTATCTTGTgacgtcagatcagaatacagttgtcaccacccctcctccaGCAACtgctgtcgtacgaggcgactaaggggatataacggagaacgggcagcagcgtcttctgtgctactactaccatcttctaCGAAAACCAACCCGTCTGAACAGCATAGTGATGGACTGCTAAAGACtataggtgatgatgatgatgatatgtggAAGAAAACTTAGAGCATGGgagttcttaataatgttaaaggCGAGCGAAACCTACccatccgcactttgccagcgtggttgactacggcctgaacactcttgtacgggagctatggtgatacgctcgaccgtaacaataggaagatcttcctccgagcgggtgatcgtgctcggggaccgaggtccgaacattcatttttggaagttgtatatataggcattcttcgtgaacacttcgctagcgcgatgcaggatttttgtagcgccatctagttatgtaatgtggagaccgctacagtaTTCCCCTCCGAGACTGGAAGTCGTACCATTGAAGCAGTGTTGCTTGAGATGTACAGCACTGCGAGAATCGACCGTCGCTGTTGACGTGCCCAGTGGTCGTGTAGCGGCACCGATGCCTTGCAGGATTGACAGTCGTCAATGTGCTTGCTATAGTATGCCTCTGTCTGACCAATCCTGTGCGTACGTTGAGAGCATTAAGATTGTTGCGTGggttgagagcgttgcgtgcgttgagagcgttgcgtgcattgagagcgttgcgtgcgttgagagcgtgcgtgcgttgagagcgttgagtgcgttgagagcgttaaGAGCGTTGCgagcgttgagagcgttgcgtgcgttgagagcgttgagcggtctccacattacgtaactagatggcgctacactCTCCTTTCAGAGAGGACCAGTGCCCTGGAGTGCGTCGGTAATGGTTTTATAATGATATTTCTCATACATTAATGTTAGATAGGATATCGTAATTACCTGGCAACATTTGTTCAGACTGCAGGGTGATTCCATACAGCTCTTGACAAAGCATATTGAGTCCCTCCATGCATGCGCCGAGAGAGAAATACGGGTTGAAGTCCGATGACGCCACGTTCAGAAGTTGCGTCTTTGCTTTGTGCGTGAAGTAGGGCGTGTCCCAGCACATAAGCGATTTCTGGCAAAGAATAGTGCATGGGAAAACTATTAAATTTgcacataaattaataataaaaaaaagccttttatttcttcatacatttacataatttcaaatttatccTTAATTTCAAGTATATGAAGTaaagaaataatagtaacaataaataaataaaaaaaattacgttatgAAGAACCCTTTTTCCGGGTCAAGGCCAAATTTgtacataagtaggtatatattttaactagcAGTCCCTCGCGACATCGtccgcggactttttttagaacttttgaaGGGGAGCAAATTTGTCAAACATCATTTTATCAATACCTTAACCGTTTACGCACGCAACGAAAACtgtcaaaaggaaaaaacaccccgattttgaaacatccTTCATTGGTGCCTTGCTCCTATCGgccttagcgtgatgatatatagcctatagcgttcctcgataaatgggctattcacctgaaatagtttttcaaaacgGACTAGTAGTTCTTGAGATCAATGCGTTCCagtagacaaacaaacaaaagaacaaactcttcatctttatatattagtataagattaacTTGCGCCTGGCGGATAActtctgataaataaattttgctaCACAATCTTTCATCTGCTATTCTAAGAATGCGGTGCCGCTCGTTCTATTCGGTTTTGCTACGCGTTCTAATAGTTACCGCTAACggtctggaatgccctttcagATAGTTTTGTTCACCTACCTTACCTACTTATGCCTTAAAATCAAgagtaaatataaacatttcatTTAAAGGGTGCCGAAGGAATCGGTGATTCGACGCTGCTTGTATATATTTGCAATACCCTAAAAGTGCCGTGTGGTATTTAGAGGCAcgaaaaaaaacagaatgaCAGATTCTGGTGTTGGGGATAACTCCTCGTTACTGATTCAGCGAAGTACCTGATAAGGAGTCTCCTTGCGTTTCATTTCCGTCATGGCCTCGAAGTCAATGTTGGCGCGGTCATGTAAGTTGTCTGACAGAATATCCAGAAACTGCCGGACGTTAGATGACGTCTCCATAGTACTTGCTTTTATCGCTCTGTGATAAagaaaattcatcatcatctataAAATTGTAGTATCCTACCTACTACTGGACAATGACCTCCCCCGtctcatattatttatattacatattaaattaataagacTCAACACGTTATTCCAATGCACCTTTGCGATTTTCAACAATCtacttaaatgaattttgaattgaatttgaattaactcATCCGCACGAGCAGGTTTTACTGCTGACCGACTTTGCTTGCGCGCCGATTcactcaatgagtatacaaagaagttGAGACACTATTAAGCTTATTACACACATACATGTACCGAGCAGTAAGACAAgcctgaggatgatgatgataattcacTAACCGGCCATCTAAGCTTTTATGGAGTACATTTATTACCTTTTTTGATAgtacataagttaataataaggACGGTGTTTGTGTTCTCCTTGATTGCAATATAGAGTTTTATCAGTTCAAATAATACCACTTTGGCTATCTATTACCTATGGTATATTATCTCTGACCTCAGCTTTGCCCTTTTATCTGTTAAGGGCTTATTTTTGAATCTCCCAATAAATAATCTGTAAGAAATGAATATACCTAAGGTTTTGACATTTGTTGTTTCTGAAGACAATGTATTGAATTTCGGTTTTGAGATTTAttgtttatcaatatatttattgtttgatattgaagcggtgatagcgcagtgggtaggagctcgactttactttcggagggTCGAGTTCGTTcgaagttatgtgagttttaagtaattcaaaatatcacttgcttcaacagtgatggaaaacatcgtgaagaaatctgcatgcctgagagttctacataatgttctcaaaggtgtgtggagtccatcacttattgtgggagacccgtgacctATAGTGGTGCGGTactggttgatatgatgataatgataatagaatatatttaagtttCTGACATTTGTTGTTTCTGAAAAGCGTATAATGAATTTCGGttttgctaataaataaataaatatactgcgacaatacacacatcgccatctaggcccaaagtgaGCGCAGgctgtgttatgagtactaagatgattgatgaatattttatgaataatttacataaataatttatctgtttattataactatttatgtgtattatgttcataaaaaaaatattcatcagctatctcagtacccataacacaagctacgcttaatttggggctagatggcgatgtatattGTCGTAGATATTATATGTagatattgtcgtagtatatttatttatttatttatttattaataataaatttatttaattcatagtggtgaaaacattacaaataccaattttttctttatcaaatgatgctaaatataataaattaatttaaaatggttgaaccaaaaaactaagctaaaatcttgcgattttgttgtatacttttgttaaatacatacttatgatatacatataaacacccagacactgaaaaatattccatcacacaaacatttgccagctGTTGGTATCGGacccttggactcaggaagcagggtcgctgcccacagcgccaatcggcgcTCATATTATATGGAAAGTAACCCGGCTGTAGAAGGCTGGTTATCTAATGGGAGAATCTGTCCATTAGTTGTGTCACCTGTCCGCGTAGCACTGGAAGCCGCACAGGTCGGCCAGCTGGTGACGCGCCCGCAGGGTGGCGCATAGCAACTGCTCCTGGCGGGCGTCGGGCGCAAGGTACAGGCGGTAGGCGGCCTCGCGCGCCGCCGCCTCGCCGCACTCCGCGTACACGCCGCTCACCGTCACGTGCTCGCCTTCCGAGCTGAAACTGAGCCGAACGCAATGCGACGGGATtaaaccgtagtccaccacgctagcccagtgcggattggtggacttcacatgagtttgagagcattataaagaactctcaggcgtgcaggtttcctcacgacgttttcctacactgttgaaacaagtgatattttaattacttaaaacacacgtaaccttagaaagttagaggtgggtgctgggattcgaaaatctagccactgggctatcaacgcttacGATTGtacataaagtaataataaaactgaagagtgtgttttttgttgtagatttgaacaaaataaatctGGAATTACcagttaaatttcaaattttttgcaTCCGATATAGCCGTATTCTATaactataacttttatattttcacCCTTAAAAGAAAGATGCAAGTAGGGTTGGTTGGCAATCAAAAGTTAAATACTTGTTTCAATGATGACCTATAGCCAGCATAGTTGTTTAATACACTTACACAGAAAACTTAACAACTATTGATACATTGATACTGATCTGTctgattgatgattttttacCGAAATATATCTGTATAACATCATATCACTAAATAGGGGTATCAAATTGTTCCGGTAATATAGTCCCGGTAGACTTTTTGAAGTAAGGTATACTTCTTTAACGGTGTTAGGAAAAATCATGGGGGttaaattatacgatgtaaagaaatgcgcgcgcacatggctACTCgtttttaacaggatgaaggtagttgcaaAACCGAGTGAGAGAGGAATACATGGTTAGCTCACTTTTACGATGcccgcgcacaccgtcacaaaaaaggcaccctgaagttagctataaggtttggcagtgtacactttcaattgtcaaagtctgcgggctcattccggtgatttaattgattcaattgtacaaaaatctcaaattttaatgttcagtgaaacttggtggtccgataatgagataactagattatgcgttataataaaactttcaatgtattaaataccttttttctattgttagtgtcgtttaaagtttcgataaagtttttgaaaagattttaatctTGCTACGCTatagaaatataacttctaacgcgtgtactaagtacacacacgtttttttagttGCTTTTCATTCTGTGAAATGACTACCTATGGAACCCTTCTGGGCTACACAGCTTCGGCCATGAACTGCAGCTTCAGCTCTGTTTAGTGATATGCATGACGTCTTATCTCCGAATGAAGGTATCAAACTGTTGCCGTAATTCAGTCTTCTGTTTTCGGTTTCTAGATGTTTTACTTACAATTGTCTTACATTCTGCGGAATGGCCGCCCGTGGAACCCTCCTCGGCTTCGCAGCTCCTGCCATGAACTGCTGTCCTGTCTGCAGAATGAGGTCGTTGAGGGCCACCACCCTCTGTCTGGGTCCATCGGGCAACTGTATACCGCTTTGCTCGAAGTCGAAGAGGAAAAGTTCTGCCAAGTGGCGATCACCACATGTCCCTCGTTTGACTGAGTCTCTTAGAGCTTCGTATAGGCCCTTGTGTGTGTTTAATCTTTAAAGAAATGCCAAGAAAGTATtccattactagctgttgcccacttTAATAGACCGAGTTAATTTGAGAACCGCAGGGGATttcgtatctcgcgacaggcttgcgataGGCGTAAGTCTCGCAaacactgctgtcaaacgtcactcttgtttatttattgtatggaaaagtgacgttttaccgcagtgattgcaagatttacgcctgtcgcgagatacgtaattacCGTGCCGATTGTTTCCCTGGGAtagaaagtagcctatgttcttccCCGTTCTTTCaacttagacggccgattgCGAAATGGGAAGCGACTCTactgtctgagtccaaggctgtgggctcgattctcacaagtagaaaatgtttgtgtgataaacatgaaagttcttcagtgtctgggtaattatgtgtaaattttaaatatttatttatattttattatacagccttggatttagaaagcagagtcgctgcccactgcaccaatcggtcgtcaataCATTACCTATTTCTCAGCTGAAcgtggctagtcaccatcctaccgataaagacttgccgctaagcgatttaatgttccggtgcgatgtcgcgaaaCCTATTAGGGGGACGACACGACTACCATACTGCTTAGcctgctactatcttagactgcatcatcacttatcaccaggtgagattgcagtcaagggttatctagcagtaaaaaaaaaacctatacgATTTCTAACTAAGAAACGAATAAgcatcaaatattttatcagCAACCGTGTACACCTTTGGAATAAATTACTTGGGGAACCCTAAAAAGGTGTATCCGCAAAGCAATCACCAATAGCGTTAGTTAGCTGTTATGAACGTATTGTAtactactacatactataattgTAATACTTACTTCTCTACAACCCCGCTAACACTAATACAGGCCTCTTCTGCCGCACTCGCAAAATGCGGTTGCGGATGAGCGATCCGAACGAATTCCGCTAAATCCGCAACTTTGCATAGAGTATCTGACAGCTCATCAAATATGTCAACCATAGGCCGCGTGGGGTTTGATGTGGCTTCATCTATTAACCTGTCCGTGGCTGCTATTGCTTGTTCTTTCAACGAGTTGAAACCTTCAAAGCTTAGCAGCTCTGGTTTGTTGAAGAGGCCCTGTTGAACAAAATGGGCGGATGAGATTAGGGCTATTAAAAAACTCTGGATGCGTGCTGCCCTCTGTTGAATTAACTTACCTATAGAGCCAAATTCACAATTCacaaacgtttatttttaattgtaacaacaaacattattaagctacatttcttttttattgccGTAGACAAGAGAGAGAAAAAACAtagacaaaacaaaataagtaaactaataAAACGCCATAGATCTTTACACCAACTGGGATGACTATGAACAAAGATGTAATTAGTAACTGGATCGATACTTAAATgtgttattacttaaatatttttgactttgactttgactttagcaTAGAGAGtagtaaaatatcatcatcatcaatatctaAGATAggcaggcaaggcattccacatttgtctAACTCTATTGCTACTTACAGTCCTCTCTCTCAAAGAGTCAAACATAGGCCTGGATCTGGATGTAGGTCTTGTGTTGAAGGCTGTAGCCAGCGGGGACCAAGTGCTGACCTGTCGCTTGCCTGCCACCCATAGCGGCTTCAACAGCTTCATATTTTACAAGCAcctgaatgttttttaataattttttattctattcacTTAGAACCATATGGCATAACATCATACACTCATTTGCTGGAGACAAATCCCAGGAATAACCATTCTCGAGTGCTAAGAAAGCCATTTAAGTGTGGGCTTTATTACAAGTCACATGATTAAACTAAAAGCTGCAggatataattaaatgaatattcataaataaatgaattttgaatttttgatttttgaatctACTTCTGCCATGCGTTGATTCCTTAACGTAGCAATGTTTTGgggaagtatataatacaaccagaagatgctaaatttcttccagcaaagAAACTGCTACTATTCCTGGCGGCAATGTAGGTCATAGTCCAACGTAGGTCATAGTCCAACATAGGTCATAGTCCAACGTAGGTAATAGTCCAACGTAGGTCATAGTCCAACATAGGTCATAGACCAACGTAGGTCATAGTCCAACGTAGGTCATAGTCCAACGTAGGTCATAGTCCAACGTAGGTCATACTCCAACGTAGGTCATAGTCCAACGTAGGTCATAGTCCAACGTAGGTCATAGTCCAACGTAGGCacaacattatagagaactctcagacatgcaggattcattattgtttaattgtgatattttaattactttaaatgcacataacttactaaagttagaggtgcatgctggtaTTTGAACTGCTTCTAATCTAGaacttgaaatttaaaatatagactataaattattttagtttatgtttTATACATCTAcattcttataaaattaaaaactaaaacactactggaaaaatacacacataaaaaaaaaatcagactataaaataaattgcttaacTCCAGAACCATGCTAGGCTCTATCACAGCTATTACCTCCCCGTTAATCATTTATATGTTGTTTCTAAACATACCGCAAAGATCTTGCCAGCCGACATTCActgtaatatactttatttgtttcttaccttttgtttttacactaaaaaggGAATCCACACATTGTTTACACTATAAAACAGGATATAAATAGATTATTCAGGAATATCTAGAATCTATAGTCTTGAGATTCTTGCATCTAACTGCTTCGGGCCCTCGCAGTGATTTGTGTGGCGATAATATGTTGGTACTTATTCCACCTTTATTATTTCCATAATTATAGAAAGGGAAGAAGTTTTATAAATGGAAAAGACTGTTTTCACCAACCTTTTCAATTGCGAAATGTATGTTCAGTTAACttctgaataataaaagatgaaTTCTCACAATATACAGAACATTTTTGTCAATTCTCGTAATAATTTTGTGTTATagataatttattcaaaaaagaaATATGTACGGCAATTCCAAGACACAATGTCAAAACTTGATTTGACAATTGACAAAAACACATGATAATGACAgttctttcgttttttttaaatttattaacggCCTGGATACAAGTCTTTTATGCTATATGTAGTTGAAATGACGTACACACAGATTAAATAGCACCAAAAGTAATGACGAACCCCTAGCCGTTGCAGGATAATAAGCAAGTCATAAAATGTCGATGTACCATAAGGTTGATTGCAATCTTCAGTGCttagaaacaaattaaaaaacaaaacacaaaagaaaTATGCATATGTTTTCCTTAGCCTTGTAATCTCGTGAGATTTGGgttcaaataaattgaattattgaatGACCACCATGCTGAAATCTGCACTAGAGCAGCGCAGTAGATCCATGCTCTACAAACCTTTCTCCTAGGAGAAGCCGTTACTCAGCAATGGGCACATAAATAAGCTAAGGATGATGCTCTGCCAGCAACAATGGCATAGTGTACCCAAGAGTCAAAATCCAAAGGGGCAAAATGAAAATAGGAGCcctattaatgaaataaaaaactggttgtctgtaaagtctgcttactgacgatagttggacgtgacaacgtcgtaagaaaatactgatggaatggttgcattttttaaaagaaaattttaatattatttgtttgatagatattatcgttgctataaacaatttacaccacattcacttttcactgcacttcatccttgccgaaaacatgtaaatgtattattgtatagaagctgtccacgcggacgcatcgctcactcaagtaggagagagacagatgtaaaacgcggaggccgactgtgcatctttgtcgctcgttccgcgctctcgcttgcacttcaagccttgaacggaacgcctcagagcaaggtaacgccgcatacgtcatgttttttcgtgcgtgcagccggctccatcgcattataagacgttgtcacgtcaaaatatcttcaaagcccaccaacccgcatctGAGCAGCATGTATACAAGGTCTAAAAACATCTTTCCTCTAAAGCAGGAGGCCCGTACACAGCAGTGAGACATTATGAGAGTAGTAATCTCTATCATGGTTGTAATTTCATCTTGGAAGGATGTGCTGAACGCTAAACGCAAAGCAGTGGCTAACCGCAAATGAAGATGTGAGGTTCTTTACTTGGAACCTAAAGATTAGTGGGATGAAACCAATAAGCTAATGACGAAGTGAGTTTATTTACTTAGAACCTTACGTCTACCTAAAGGtttactgtaaaataaattgtaatcaaAAGACACCTTAGTTATTAAATATGActttattaatgtaaattttaattttaatttagtagtaTATACATGAGCAATACATAACTTTGGCACAAGGATCGCCATTAAgtcagcaaacgaaaaaaatatagaaatcgCCCTTTCTACAAACTGTCATTCGAAATCGGTACCATTCAGTCTATACGCATCATGAATTGAATCGCAAAATACATTATGGCTTCTGCTGTATGTCATGTAGCACGGGACCAACTGTGATTGGCCGGCAGTAAATCCGTCATCATTGTAACTGGCGAACTAGTAGCACGGGACCAACCGTGATTGGCCGGCAAGTTAATCCGTCAGCATTGTGATTAGCGGACTAAACGCATGTGGGGCACACTTCATAAGCCACTCCCACAGAGGCTATGTTTTCGTTGGGCTATTTTTGAGCACTAGTTATGCTTCTATGTTATTTTCGTTCGCTGTATTAAGTCTTCAAAAAACTCTGTTGCCAACGATATACTTATCTTTGATTATTGGTATTCaaagataagttatttaaaatataaagattttaaacattttaaaatctagaagattataaatataagttCGACAACTCTACAGACATTTATATGAAATCttggaaatattttaatatagtttagtGTGAAGACTTATTTAGATAGGATTACCaacatttgaatatttatgttggtatttaatgttatagttaataaaaaatgtctttaccagttttttttaatacaattaaactattttttattgataaaaacgcAACCCCACTCCATAGCTATAACTTTTGCTGatgaaattatacaataataaataatacaaaatatacaatgcTACACACAACTGTATTAACAAAACAATGGTACTAATTTTGAGCTAAGTGgtttatcagaaaaaaaaaaacatcagcatggctagcatgggcaggagacaattatctccccagggaaaggataaaaaattatcttctcccacagctttatcgactctcagagcattggcacacaagtgttaataatgtccaattaatatatgtgtcataataaacgggagtaaacttctcctattccgttTTCCCgttctttagcaggtggacccgttaattatatcccttgccggggatataatcgggggatgtaatttttgtctcctccCTGTGCTAGAGGTGTTAAAATAGTGGTAGTCTTTTCCACTATACAGTAACTATACAAAGAAAAATTTTAATCGAGTTCAAGTTAAGTATTAATGTACGTATTaccttaaaaaaactatataaatatctTCTATTTTGAGCATAGATAGTTTTGTGAGCTTTTGTAGTCTAGGCTTATATAAGTTAATTCCCAGCTATAACTGATATAACCACAATTCATATATTATCCGCAACAATTTCCTGTACCTAAAAAGGGACGCAAAATTGTCGTCAAGCCATCAACTCGTTTGCATCATTTGCACATTGGGTTTTTATAATATCGCCATTAATGAACTCTATTTTTAACATTGGACCTGCTTTCAGCACTTTGTTTTTGTCTTGATTGAtagacgccattttggcgctggcTGTAACACAGAGCTGAGGAGGTGACGTGGCCACAATAACGCGatgtacattttaattatttagtctTATTTTCTctcttatttataattatttgtacgTTGCTCTAAGAACTATTGCGGTCAATAAAGCTCATATTATAATAAGCCAGTTTCGAAATTCTCATATGTATTTTAACGGAATATTAGTTCCAGTGTACTCCGTATGTCAAGTGTGGCGCTTTAATTAAGGATAGATTCAAGCTGTAATTTTTCTATGGACAGTCAGCCCAGTGCTATTAATAGTGTTCTATGATCTCCATTGAATAACGCCATCTATCGATCTCTATAAAAAATTCATTGTTTCTTGATGGGAATTCTCCTTCATATACAGATGCGCAATGATATTTTACTGTACAGCCTACAAGATTCTCCTATGCCGTGGTTTTCTCTTCGTCGCTTGATTAATATGTACTTATGCTGGAAAATAACTCGCTACAAGTCTATTCAGGGAAAACAGGAAGCATTGGGAGGAAATATGTTTGCACACGGGCCTACGTTATGAATTACTTAGATATAATATAGATTCTACAACTACTAgcacatttatataatttaccgATTCGTATACATTAAAAGCAGTAGCTTAGCATTATGCAAATGTAGTCAGAAATATAAAACAGACTTACAGACtagtttttatcaataaataagttttaaatatttttttatcaatacaataaatttggcatagatatttataaaaaatttataggaGCATGAAAAAAAGGtcaaaaaatgacaaaaaatattaaatagtagtagtatttatGCCATAA is part of the Pararge aegeria chromosome 2, ilParAegt1.1, whole genome shotgun sequence genome and encodes:
- the LOC120633018 gene encoding mitochondrial intermediate peptidase yields the protein MKLLKPLWVAGKRQVSTWSPLATAFNTRPTSRSRPMFDSLRERTGLFNKPELLSFEGFNSLKEQAIAATDRLIDEATSNPTRPMVDIFDELSDTLCKVADLAEFVRIAHPQPHFASAAEEACISVSGVVEKLNTHKGLYEALRDSVKRGTCGDRHLAELFLFDFEQSGIQLPDGPRQRVVALNDLILQTGQQFMAGAAKPRRVPRAAIPQNVRQFFSSEGEHVTVSGVYAECGEAAAREAAYRLYLAPDARQEQLLCATLRARHQLADLCGFQCYADRAIKASTMETSSNVRQFLDILSDNLHDRANIDFEAMTEMKRKETPYQKSLMCWDTPYFTHKAKTQLLNVASSDFNPYFSLGACMEGLNMLCQELYGITLQSEQMLPGESWSPDVYKLAVVAEDEGLLGHIYCDLYERPGKPHQDCHFTIQGGKLLPDGSYQNPIVVVMLSLSGGHRSGPALLGPGAVDNLFHEVGHAMHSMLARANHQHVAGTRCATDLAELPSVLMEHFAACPDVVRRFARHFQTGAPMPEDMLQRLCASKHLFGASEMQLQVFYSALDQQYHGCEAAQCGDTTHALRQVQKQYYGLPYVDNTAWQHRFSHLIGYGAKYYSYLISRALAWAVWRKHFAHEPLSRSAGAGLRHGLLRHGGSIPPQILLRDYLETEITPHTLAMALTEELDYHKDHLDTVFKVAAK